Proteins encoded together in one Mastomys coucha isolate ucsf_1 unplaced genomic scaffold, UCSF_Mcou_1 pScaffold16, whole genome shotgun sequence window:
- the Fhdc1 gene encoding FH2 domain-containing protein 1 — protein sequence MHVMNCVSLASDKENGTLATAAAFMTGQMSPSASPPPPPPPPPPPPCPHSGEGFSPSPPPPLPPPLPGGPPVPPPPPPGLPPASYLNGYSSLGKKKRMRSFFWKTIPEEQVRGKTNIWTLAAKQQHHYQIDKKTIEELFGQQEDTSKASLPKRGGALNSSFRDAREEITVLDAKRSMNIGIFLKQFKKSPQSIVEDIYQGKSEHYGSETLREILKLLPESEEVKKLKTFHGDVSKLSLADSFLYCLIQVPNYSLRIEAMVLKKEFLPSCSSLYKDIRILRAATKELMLCEELHSILHLVLQAGNIMNAGGYAGNAVGFKLSSLLKLADTKANKPGMNLLHFVAQEAQKHNAVLLDFSEKLQHVQETSRLSLDVTEAELHSLFVRTKSLQENIQRDQELCQQMEDFLQFAVEKLAELELWKRELQVEAHTLIDFFCEDKETMKLDECFQIFRDFCTRFNRAVKDNHDREEQERKQIQRLKELEQKRYSWTTGELGGFGRSSSENDVQMLAKKGTEDLPSFLKPRPNSPSYRPPNTRRSRLSLGISADRELLTFLESATSSPEDPNKFNSLPRSSPRQARPTIAWMEPREQQNHDPNFTHEPQASKNHEKAPHPAWQNRLPTSWLEEPASPFLLAGRSRPSLRKRNSEPVGLGPTQSPPLLPLDLGIREHELVTGLTQFDLQSPKSLEEASQLTLNDFCPTELQSPGDRSSQPFDAGGDGVPPKDTDPQQVLSPAREDDRAISDEASSEALVSVVVTNTEDKDPGSLLYVSDTTDCSLTLDCSEGTDARPGVDKHEEEKEGDGSVSSGAGEAGSSQVSSNPSSSPPGEVPATKSSKSEPSCQDGLLKDRPSRGKDAVAPKRNSFKEASVGAAKPVSARRSQGVASKPVRTLNSSENEHMRKVVPISKSSRGAGPWKRPEPTSRATARETSSSTDTQLSRRSSVRGTSDTSPRRPQVSGSGAEEPRLPRSSGSISGRPGKDPQLQPRASFRKPSAKPLRNIPRQKPEENKVSSSNLRDPESPKEEPKAPQTPGVSRALPPIPSFARNTVASSSRSLRTDAPPAARTTGLTRTVSQRQLRVKGGSEDSASKDSGTLKRASSARASKKCPEPAGGSSANVETPLKGRGTTERSSLRLKDSGQATLGRILRPLQK from the exons ATGCATGTTATGAATTGTGTCTCCCTGGCCAGCGATAAAGAAAATGGGACTCTTGCCACAGCAGCTGCATTCATGACTGGGCAGATGTCACCCTCTGCatctcctccaccacctcctccaccgCCTCCACCTCCACCTTGTCCACATTCAGGGGAGggcttttccccctcccctcctcctcctctgccaccTCCACTTCCTGGGGGACCTCCcgtcccccctcctcctcctccaggacTCCCTCCAGCTTCTTACCTGAATGGCTACAGCTCTCTGGGTAAGAAGAAACGAATGCGAAGCTTTTTCTGGAAAACCATTCCAGAGGAGCAAGTTCGAGGCAAGACCAACATCTGGACCCTAGCAGCCAAGCAGCAGCATCACTACCAGATTGACAAGAAGACCATCGAGGAGCTCTTTGGGCAGCAAGAAGACACCTCCAAGGCTTCTCTCCCCAAGAGAGGAGGAGCTTTGAATTCGTCCTTCAGAGATGCCCGAGAAGAG ATTACTGTCTTGGATGCAAAGCGAAGTATGAACATCGGCATATTTCTTAAGCAGtttaaaaa GTCTCCTCAGTCCATCGTAGAGGATATCTATCAAGGAAAGAGTGAGCATTACGGTTCAGAGACGCTTCGAGAAATCCTTAAGCTTTTGCCAGAGTCAGAAGAG gtAAAGAAGTTAAAGACATTTCACGGTGATGTGTCCAAGCTCTCGCTGGCAGATTCCTTTCTGTACTGCTTGATTCAGGTGCCAAA CTATTCACTTCGGATCGAAGCCATGGTGCTAAAAAAGGAGTTCTTGCCATCCTGCTCTTCTCTGTACAAAGACATAAGGATTCTGAGAGCTGCTACGAAAG AGCTGATGTTATGTGAGGAGCTACATTCAATATTACACTTGGTGCTCCAGGCTGGGAATATCATGAATGCT GGAGGGTATGCTGGCAATGCTGTTGGATTtaaactgtcttctcttctcaagTTGGCGGACACAAAGGCAAACAAACCTGGCATGAATCTTCTGCATTTTGTAGCTCAG GAAGCCCAGAAGCACAATGCCGTCCTTCTAGACTTTTCTGAGAAGTTGCAGCACGTGCAAGAGACATCGAG ATTATCTCTGGACGTCACCGAGGCAGAGCTGCACTCGCTCTTTGTCAGAACAAAATCGCTGCAGGAAAATATCCAGCGGGACCAGGAGCTCTGTCAGCAGATGGAAGACTTCCTCCAG TTTGCTGTGGAAAAGTTGGCAGAGCTGGAACTCTGGAAGCGGGAGCTGCAGGTTGAGGCTCACACCCTTATAGATTTTTTCTGTGAAGACAAAGAAACCATGAAGCTGGATGAATGCTTCCAGATATTCAGAGACTTCTGTACCAGATTCAACAGAGCAGTAAAG GACAATCATGACCGGGAGGAACAGGAGCGGAAGCAGATACAGAGGCTGAAGGAGCTGGAACAGAAGCGATATTCCTGGACAACTGGAGAACTTGGGGGCTTTGGCAGAAGCAGCAGTGAAAATGATGTACAGATGCTAGCTAAGAAGGGCACAGAAGACCTGCCCTCCTTTCTGAAGCCCAGGCCCAACAGCCCCTCCTACCGGCCCCCCAACACCCGTCGTTCCCGCCTCTCCCTGGGTATCTCTGCTGACCGGGAGCTTTTGACCTTCTTGGAGAGTGCCACCAGCAGTCCAGAGGACCCCAACAAATTCAACAGTTTGCCCCGGAGCAGTCCCCGGCAAGCTCGGCCCACCATCGCCTGGATGGAACCCAGAGAACAACAGAACCATGACCCTAACTTTACACATGAACCTCAGGCCTCAAAGAACCATGAAAAAGCCCCTCACCCCGCTTGGCAAAATCGGCTTCCAACATCCTGGCTGGAAGAACCTGCTTCTCCTTTTCTATTGGCCGGGCGGAGCAGGCCTAGCCTCCGAAAAAGGAATAGCGAACCTGTGGGCTTGGGTCCCACACAAAGCCCTCCACTCTTACCATTGGATCTGGGCATTAGGGAGCATGAGTTGGTCACAGGGCTGACCCAGTTTGACCTCCAGAGTCCCAAGAGCCTGGAGGAAGCATCCCAACTGACTCTGAATGACTTCTGTCCCACAGAGCTGCAATCTCCAGGGGATAGGAGCTCACAGCCCTTCGATGCTGGTGGTGACGGTGTCCCACCCAAGGACACAGATCCCCAGCAGGTTCTCAGCCCAGCTAGGGAGGATGACAGGGCCATCTCTGATGAAGCCAGTAGTGAGGCTCTCGTGTCTGTGGTGGTCACCAACACTGAAGATAAGGATCCTGGATCTCTGTTATATGTCTCAGATACCACAGACTGCTCACTGACTCTGGACTGCTCGGAGGGAACAGACGCCAGACCTGGAGTAGACAAgcatgaggaagagaaggaaggggatggctcagtgtcctctggagctggagaagcaggaagcagtCAGGTTTCCTCCAACCCTTCTTCCAGTCCCCCCGGGGAGGTTCCTGCTACAAAATCCAGTAAGAGCGAGCCCAGCTGCCAAGATGGCCTCCTGAAGGACAGACCCAGCAGAGGGAAGGATGCTGTGGCACCAAAGAGAAATTCCTTCAAAGAGGCATCAGTGGGGGCTGCAAAGCCTGTCAGTGCCCGGCGCAGCCAAGGGGTAGCATCCAAGCCTGTAAGAACCTTGAACTCCTCCGAGAACGAGCATATGCGCAAGGTGGTCCCTATCTCCAAGTCCAGCCGGGGAGCAGGGCCATGGAAGCGGCCGGAACCAACATCCAGGGCTACCGCTCGAGAGACATCCAGCAGCACAGACACACAGCTATCCCGAAGGAGCTCAGTGCGGGGAACTTCCGACACGTCGCCCAGGAGGCCCCAGGTGAGTGGATCTGGGGCAGAGGAGCCCAGGCTGCCCCGCTCGAGCGGCAGCATCAGTGGACGGCCAGGGAAGGACCCCCAGCTGCAGCCCAGGGCCTCGTTCAGAAAGCCCAGTGCCAAGCCCCTCAGAAACATCCCCAGGCAGAAACCTGAAGAAAACAAGGTCAGCAGCTCCAATTTGCGAGACCCTGAGAGTCCCAAGGAAGAGCCCAAGGCTCCTCAGACTCCCGGTGTCTCCCGAGCCCTTCCCCCCATCCCAAGTTTTGCTCGAAATACGGTGGCCTCGTCATCTCGGAGCCTGCGAACGGATGCTCCACCCGCGGCCAGAACCACTGGCCTCACCAGGACAGTCTCTCAGCGGCAGCTTAGGGTCAAAGGTGGCTCGGAGGATTCTGCCTCCAAGGACAGTGGCACTTTGAAGAGGGCCAGCAGCGCTCGGGCCTCCAAGAAGTGTCCTGAACCTGCTGGGGGTTCAAGTGCCAATGTAGAAACCCCACTGAAGGGCAGAGGGACTACGGAAAGGTCCTCCCTCAGACTGAAGGACTCGGGGCAGGCCACCCTCGGGAGGATCCTCCGTCCCCTGCAGAAATGA